In one window of Toxotes jaculatrix isolate fToxJac2 chromosome 10, fToxJac2.pri, whole genome shotgun sequence DNA:
- the LOC121188252 gene encoding synaptopodin produces MEMEKGHTSVRRGVSWSPGGLRKPLQATQDMHTPGTECNASWVKTGFNKEQMSRKTNLTRSASLSEKELKEARVRSQIIAAQLTIPSSSSSRGVQLFNRRKQRVNAFTLESCGEGSEEDRSENVKTDSSNKPTWAERSSEEKDRDRNLKNSSTKPLFSPPVRVPAVGDIMEEPSKDFNKEEDMEDSVIQERHFLPVKEEPEEEEEKEARDKIHEDKVKDEIPPGSNDTDPVMMEDVEGEAGINGGHAGPAPRGPLINGCHSASGPEKVSVATSKQTSTIINRTARPFFSPPTVQSPEATSPVMDIPPPPSYTTPPLPAFTAPQPAAFSPPPPPPSYPTPPLPGFTNQPPQAYYSSPPPMSPVMSPSSPPPSQFPVSSVSHYPPMPQYGPPTAPKPSSFVTQPSGERKPITPIKTGILEEGAARRASRKSMFTFKEKPVVSPNPELLSLVQGADERKKHGHRSVPEPTSEEELLALGAEASNFLAEEEDRAQEAKAPEWASCLKSSRTRPRAEHRPVQTLTNVSGKGAELFAKRQSRMEKYVTENQNAGQMRSPSPTMSLPPSWVYPSNMPGRVKAIAKNSDMSAQLSQNLKAQQAIKQKPKQKAPAPQPAPEPPPLENGCSKIEMDLSRHRPYQLNSSLFTFNPVKDPLSTLPRGAPQAKNLMPTQTFSRQASLPNPPSHFSTQCMSPLLPLSPTGGTEYQSNPASGQPRISSPMSAFSPERVSSPRSGIQAPRPTFSAKKAGIAPQTSKDSTPPETSSEIPTPTRTPSLTRRFSSPEGPNTGTWTRSLQTNRPFTTTSSSIRSVTSPVSSPRGTRCQSPMTSQNIQFSNVTSSATSRPSRTPTVTTPVSPPWGSRCQSPMVSQNTSNVISTSTSRPTHTPTATTPVSSPWGSRCQSLLSQNAQSSTTSPPWGSRCQSPIVGQNTSSVVSSSTPRPSQTPTATSPVSPWGSRSQSPALSQASLSFSATKPLYTSSATSPIPPTKDSRCMSPIVNNLDSKANHRLLAKNIINAAKRKNSPSPGTVSGHSLPISPLGNSHHAYDCQKPPISPFQPRALGAQSPTFASPPPTPTQRICSPVRLYNTRSLTDSDASVESEDSGLRSPGLHSYNTCPRGWGGSLRVKRSTLSTDL; encoded by the exons atggagatggagaaaggACATACGTCTGTCAGGAGAGGGGTGAGCTGGAGTCCAGGAGGATTGAGAAAACCTCTCCAGGCAACGCAAGACATGCACACTCCTGGGACGGAGTGCAATGCATCATGGGTGAAGACAGGATTCAACAAAGAACAGATGAGCCGGAAAACAA ATCTGACCCGGAGCGCCAGTTTATCAGAGAAGGAGCTCAAAGAAGCTCGAGTCAGGAGTCAGATCATCGCTGCTCAGCTCACCATcccctccagctccagctccagaggCGTGCAGCTCTTCAACCGCCGCAAGCAGAGAGTCAACGCCTTCACGCTCGAAAGCTGTGGAGAGGGGTCAGAGGAGGACAGATCGGAGAATGTGAAAACCGACTCCTCTAACAAACCAACATGGGCAGAGAGGAGCAGTGAGGAAAAAGATAGAGATCGCAACTTAAAGAACAGCTCTACCAAGCCACTCTTCTCACCACCTGTAAGGGTACCTGCTGTGGGTGATATCATGGAGGAACCAAGTAAAGATTTCAACAAAGAAGAGGACATGGAGGACAGTGTTATCCAAGAAAGACACTTCCTCCCTGTCAAGGAAGAGccggaggaagaggaagagaaagaggcaagAGATAAAATCCATGAGGACAAAGTCAAGGATGAGATTCCCCCAGGAAGTAATGATACTGATCCAGTCATGATGGAAGATGTTGAGGGCGAAGCAGGGATAAATGGGGGCCACGCAGGGCCAGCCCCCCGTGGACCGCTTATTAATGGGTGCCACAGTGCCTCTGGACCTGAGAAGGTGTCTGTGGCCACATCCAAGCAGACAAGCACCATCATCAACCGAACTGCCAGGCCCTTTTTCTCCCCACCAACAGTGCAGTCTCCAGAAGCAACCAGCCCCGTCATGGAcatcccccctcctccttcttacaccactcctcctctccctgctttCACTGCTCCTCAACCTGCGGCGTTCTCACCTCCACCTCCGCCTCCATCGTATCCCACGCCTCCTTTACCGGGCTTCACAAACCAACCCCCACAGGCCTACTACTCCAGTCCACCTCCGATGTCTCCTGTGATgtcaccctcctcccctccaccatCCCAGTTCCCTGTTTCCTCTGTATCTCACTACCCACCCATGCCTCAATATGGACCTCCTACAGCTCCAAAGCCCTCCAGCTTTGTTACTCAGCCCTCCGGAGAAAGGAAGCCAATAACACCAATCAAAACAGGAATACTTGAGGAGGGAGCTGCCAGGAGGGCAAGTAGGAAGTCAATGTTCACATTCAAAGAGAAGCCAGTGGTATCTCCGAACCCTGAGCTGCTCTCTCTGGTGCAAGGGGCAGATGAAAGGAAGAAACACGGACATAGATCTGTGCCCGAGCCAACATCTGAGGAAGAGTTACTGGCTCTGGGTGCAGAGGCCTCCAACTTCCTCgctgaggaagaggacagagcacaGGAGGCTAAAGCTCCAGAGTGGGCCTCCTGCCTTAAGAGCTCCAGGACCCGACCGAGGGCAGAGCACAGGCCAGTACAGACCCTTACCAATGTTTCAGGAAAGGGGGCCGAGCTGTTTGCCAAGCGTCAGTCCAGGATGGAGAAATATGTCACTGAGAATCAGAATGCTGGACAAATGAGGTCTCCTTCTCCCACCATGTCTCTGCCACCATCTTGGGTTTACCCATCCAACATGCCTGGCAGGGTCAAGGCCATTGCTAAAAACTCTGACATGAGCGCTCAGCTTTCACAAAACCTTAAGGCCCAACAAGCAATAAAGCAAAAACCGAAACAAAAAGCCCCAGCACCACAGCCAGCTCCAGAGCCGCCTCCTTTAGAGAATGGATGCTCCAAGATAGAGATGGACCTATCAAGGCATCGGCCCTACCAGCTTAACTCATCCCTCTTCACCTTTAACCCAGTCAAGGACCCCCTTAGTACACTACCTAGAGGAGCACCACAGGCCAAGAACCTAATGCCCACCCAAACTTTCTCCAGACAGGCTTCCTTACCCAACCCACCCTCTCATTTCAGCACCCAGTGCatgtctcctctgctgcctctcagCCCCACAGGAGGCACAGAATATCAATCAAATCCAGCCTCTGGGCAGCCAAGGATCAGCTCTCCTATGTCTGCCTTTTCTCCAGAGCGAGTGTCCTCTCCCCGGTCGGGAATCCAGGCACCAAGGCCCACATTTTCTGCCAAGAAGGCAGGGATTGCACCACAG ACATCAAAGGACTCCACCCCACCTGAAACCTCTAGTGAGATTCCCACTCCAACCAGGACGCCCAGTCTCACCAGACGTTTCAGCAGCCCAGAGGGCCCCAACACTGGAACTTGGACTCGCAGCCTCCAAACTAATCGCCCGTTCACCACCACCTCTAGTTCCATCCGCTCAGTCACTTCCCCTGTCTCTTCTCCCCGGGGTACGAGATGCCAATCCCCTATGACCAGTCAAAATATCCAGTTTTCCAATGTTACCTCCAGTGCAACATCCAGACCCTCCCGAACACCTACAGTCACAACTCCAGTCTCACCTCCTTGGGGTTCAAGATGTCAGTCCCCAATGGTAAGCCAAAATACTTCCAATGTCATCTCCACTTCTACATCCAGACCCACTCACACACCTACAGCCACAACTCCAGTCTCGTCTCCTTGGGGTTCAAGATGCCAGTCCCTGCTGAGCCAAAATGCCCAGTCCTCCACTACTTCCCCTCCTTGGGGATCAAGATGTCAGTCCCCAATAGTAGGCCAGAATACTTCCTCTGTTGTTTCTAGCTCCACACCCAGACCCTCCCAAACACCTACAGCCACATCTCCTGTCTCTCCTTGGGGTTCCCGTTCCCAGTCTCCTGCACTCTCTCAGGCCAGTTTATCATTCTCCGCCACCAAACCTCTGTATACATCCTCTGCCACCTCTCCTATTCCCCCAACCAAAGACAGTCGTTGCATGTCCCCAATTGTTAATAACTTAGACTCTAAGGCCAACCATCGCCTCCTGGCCAAGAACATCATCAATGCAGCCAAACGTAAAAACAGCCCCTCCCCTGGTACAGTGAGTGGTCACAGCCTGCCCATCTCACCTCTGGGAAATTCCCATCATGCCTATGACTGTCAAAAACCACCCATCAGCCCCTTCCAGCCGCGGGCATTGGGGGCCCAGTCCCCTACCTTCGCCAGCCCTCCTCCTACCCCGACACAGAGAATCTGCTCCCCCGTGAGGCTTTACAACACTCGCTCCCTCACCGACTCTGATGCCTCTGTTGAGTCTGAAGACTCGGGCCTCAGATCGCCTGGCCTGCACTCCTACAACACCTGTCCCCGTGGCTGGGGTGGCAGCCTGAGGGTGAAGAGAAGCACCCTCTCCACAGACCTGTGA